The following are encoded together in the Myxococcus xanthus genome:
- a CDS encoding ferritin-like domain-containing protein translates to MPDALRQFVAETWVFRRQEELEAGLRFARLAGALEQLATPETLVELASRAAEDERRHAGMCELMARTYGQKVMPPVPLVARETAPQALGFRERVLYEVVAACCISETESTAGLTSVLAVDGPPRVRAVLRDILRDEVAHSRLGWGYLAHAAKSGSVAFLSPYLPEMLEESVSPRLFAKGLSDAEGSMLLAHGVLPHERKLEVFVQALHDVVFPGLERCGVDTTPGRQWVEHCRRSGA, encoded by the coding sequence ATGCCAGACGCGCTCCGGCAGTTCGTCGCGGAGACCTGGGTCTTCCGCAGGCAGGAGGAACTGGAGGCGGGGCTGCGCTTCGCCCGATTGGCGGGAGCGCTCGAGCAACTGGCCACGCCCGAAACGCTGGTGGAACTCGCGAGCCGCGCTGCGGAGGACGAACGGCGCCACGCGGGCATGTGCGAGCTGATGGCGCGCACCTACGGACAAAAGGTAATGCCCCCCGTTCCCCTGGTGGCGCGGGAGACTGCCCCGCAAGCCCTCGGCTTCCGTGAGCGCGTGCTCTACGAAGTCGTCGCCGCCTGCTGCATCTCAGAGACGGAGAGCACGGCCGGGTTGACCTCGGTGCTGGCCGTGGACGGACCACCCCGGGTGCGCGCGGTGCTTCGAGACATCCTTCGGGACGAGGTCGCGCACAGCCGGTTGGGGTGGGGCTACCTCGCGCATGCAGCCAAATCGGGCTCCGTGGCGTTCCTGTCGCCGTACCTGCCTGAGATGCTGGAGGAGAGCGTGTCGCCCAGGCTCTTCGCGAAGGGCCTGTCCGATGCGGAGGGTTCCATGCTCCTGGCGCACGGCGTGTTGCCGCATGAGCGGAAGCTCGAGGTGTTCGTCCAGGCCCTGCACGACGTCGTCTTTCCCGGGCTGGAACGGTGCGGAGTGGACACCACTCCCGGACGGCAGTGGGTGGAGCATTGTCGCCGGTCAGGAGCGTAG
- a CDS encoding TonB C-terminal domain-containing protein: MRRLGGAALVSLVIHVGLLLLLGSVDPPERAPRRAVTSKPLAVDIVTTPPVLTPPPLPRQPAPSASTPRPKGKRVRKTPAGDGLVAAPSPAPPDAPDTGAAPETTASPPDAPRRPQQLHVGAESLPSFLVPGGAPLAGPRTPSGRTLRPGDPAPSREQLAAQEEAIVAGRVEEFIVDNQAQLRVANGLIDPYFSRLREALEKGLEDAPVFPGTSLVNQAGTAWASRASSFGAAGNPGDGPPPKAPTTTEQLYDLQQRAGDDSMERPRLLAQAGQELQHLATGGGSKLVVTLELTQEVDGTLRDAKLISLSGNPAYDAYVLNAIPASLAKLAAPPAGARGVRADGIHTLWAVEGRVVYLRKLKELKGQDAWYIAATSAAGILAGRFEETTGEIEVIDFRNPRFVCRSHLLRVY; the protein is encoded by the coding sequence ATGCGACGACTCGGCGGGGCCGCGCTGGTATCGCTCGTCATCCACGTGGGGCTGCTCTTGCTGCTCGGGTCTGTCGACCCGCCGGAGCGTGCACCTCGCCGGGCCGTCACGTCGAAGCCGCTCGCGGTGGACATCGTCACCACGCCACCTGTGCTGACGCCCCCACCTCTCCCGAGGCAGCCTGCACCCTCGGCGTCCACGCCTCGTCCCAAGGGAAAGCGGGTGAGAAAGACACCGGCCGGGGATGGCCTCGTCGCAGCGCCATCCCCGGCACCTCCCGACGCACCCGACACGGGTGCTGCGCCGGAAACCACCGCATCGCCGCCGGACGCCCCGCGCAGGCCGCAACAACTCCACGTTGGCGCCGAGTCCCTGCCCTCGTTCCTGGTGCCAGGAGGAGCGCCACTCGCCGGTCCAAGGACACCGAGTGGACGCACGTTGCGCCCTGGCGACCCGGCACCTTCCCGTGAGCAGCTCGCCGCGCAGGAGGAGGCCATCGTCGCGGGGCGTGTGGAGGAATTCATCGTCGACAATCAGGCCCAGCTTCGCGTCGCCAACGGTCTCATCGACCCGTATTTCAGCCGCCTTCGAGAGGCGCTTGAGAAGGGCCTCGAAGATGCGCCGGTATTCCCAGGAACCAGCCTGGTGAATCAGGCAGGGACCGCCTGGGCTTCCCGAGCCAGCAGCTTCGGTGCGGCTGGCAACCCAGGAGACGGCCCACCGCCGAAGGCGCCCACCACGACCGAACAGCTCTACGACCTCCAGCAGCGCGCCGGAGACGACTCCATGGAGCGCCCGCGCCTCTTGGCCCAAGCGGGTCAGGAGCTCCAACATCTGGCCACCGGTGGCGGCTCGAAGCTCGTCGTGACGCTGGAGCTGACGCAGGAGGTGGATGGCACCCTGCGCGATGCGAAGCTCATCTCGCTGAGTGGCAACCCGGCCTACGACGCCTACGTCCTGAACGCCATTCCGGCGTCACTTGCGAAGCTCGCTGCGCCACCCGCTGGCGCGCGAGGTGTCCGAGCCGACGGCATCCATACCTTGTGGGCCGTGGAAGGCCGCGTCGTGTACCTGCGCAAGCTCAAGGAACTGAAGGGACAGGACGCCTGGTACATCGCCGCGACGAGCGCTGCTGGCATCCTGGCCGGACGCTTCGAGGAGACGACGGGCGAAATCGAGGTCATCGACTTCCGCAACCCACGGTTCGTGTGCCGGTCCCACTTGTTGCGCGTCTACTGA
- a CDS encoding SRPBCC family protein: protein MTNTTGPGKRIDTASRVIAASPGALYRAFVEPEAVATWLPPEGMKGHIHAFEPRAGGTYRMTLSYDNADHTAPGKTSAHEDVVEGLFVELVPNERIVQRFEFESDDPAYAGTMTMTWTLTPVAGGTRVTVTCEDVPEGIRQEDHIEGLTSTLANLAAYTE, encoded by the coding sequence GTGACGAACACGACAGGCCCTGGGAAGAGAATCGACACGGCGTCGCGAGTCATCGCGGCCTCGCCAGGAGCCCTCTACCGGGCCTTCGTGGAGCCCGAGGCCGTGGCGACCTGGCTCCCACCGGAAGGCATGAAGGGCCACATCCACGCGTTCGAGCCACGCGCGGGCGGGACGTACCGGATGACACTCTCCTACGACAATGCGGACCACACCGCGCCCGGGAAGACCTCCGCGCACGAGGACGTCGTCGAGGGCCTCTTCGTGGAGCTCGTCCCCAACGAACGCATCGTGCAGCGATTCGAGTTCGAATCGGATGACCCCGCCTACGCGGGCACGATGACCATGACCTGGACGCTGACGCCCGTCGCCGGGGGAACCCGCGTCACCGTCACCTGTGAAGACGTGCCCGAAGGCATTCGCCAGGAAGACCACATCGAGGGACTGACCTCGACCCTGGCGAACCTCGCAGCCTACACCGAGTAG
- a CDS encoding pyridoxal phosphate-dependent aminotransferase → MKLAHRLQAIKPSPTLALNSRAKALVAKGVDVVVLAAGEPDFDTPDYVKQAAVDALRAGFTKYTPTNGIPELREAICAKLERDNGLRYTPDQVLVTSGGKQGLYNFCQAALEEGDEVIIFAPFWVSYPDMVRLAGATPVIVPTREEDGFAPDPDAIRRALTPRTRAVIINSPGNPTGAVYSRAALERIAEVLRPHDCLIVTDDIYEKLLYTDERLGISDVAPDLVPRLVVVNGMSKAYSMTGWRMGYVAGPKPLLAGMQMVQDQSTSNASSIGQKAALAALQGPPDTIAAMVKEYRERRDFFIAGLNALDGVRCRMPEGAFYAFADVRGLLGRSYKGKPVTSAMQLSEILLDDFRVAAVPGEPFGAEGYVRMSFVTSREVLQKGLARLGELVKALS, encoded by the coding sequence ATGAAACTCGCTCACCGGCTCCAGGCCATCAAGCCGTCTCCGACGCTCGCTCTCAACTCGCGCGCCAAGGCGCTCGTCGCCAAGGGTGTGGATGTAGTAGTCCTGGCCGCGGGAGAGCCGGACTTCGACACGCCGGATTACGTGAAGCAGGCCGCGGTGGACGCACTGCGAGCGGGCTTCACCAAGTACACCCCGACCAACGGCATCCCGGAGCTGCGCGAGGCCATCTGCGCCAAGCTCGAGCGGGACAACGGCTTGCGCTACACGCCGGACCAGGTGCTCGTCACGTCCGGTGGCAAGCAGGGCCTCTACAACTTCTGCCAGGCGGCGCTGGAGGAGGGGGACGAGGTCATCATCTTCGCGCCCTTCTGGGTCAGCTACCCGGACATGGTGCGGCTGGCGGGTGCCACGCCCGTCATCGTCCCCACGCGCGAGGAGGACGGCTTCGCGCCGGACCCGGACGCCATCCGCCGCGCGCTCACGCCGCGCACGCGCGCCGTCATCATCAACAGCCCAGGCAATCCCACCGGCGCCGTCTATTCGCGCGCGGCGCTGGAGCGCATCGCGGAGGTGCTGCGGCCCCACGACTGCCTCATCGTCACGGACGACATCTACGAGAAGCTGCTCTACACCGACGAACGCCTGGGCATCAGCGACGTAGCGCCGGACCTGGTGCCGCGGCTGGTGGTCGTGAACGGCATGAGCAAGGCGTACTCCATGACGGGCTGGCGCATGGGCTACGTCGCCGGGCCCAAGCCGCTTTTGGCCGGCATGCAGATGGTGCAGGACCAGTCCACGTCCAACGCCTCCTCCATTGGCCAGAAGGCCGCGCTGGCGGCGTTGCAGGGGCCGCCGGACACCATCGCCGCCATGGTGAAGGAGTACCGCGAGCGCCGTGACTTCTTCATCGCGGGACTGAACGCGCTGGATGGCGTGCGCTGCCGGATGCCCGAGGGCGCCTTCTACGCCTTCGCGGACGTGCGGGGCCTGCTGGGCCGGTCGTACAAGGGCAAGCCGGTGACGTCCGCGATGCAGCTGTCGGAAATCCTCCTCGACGACTTCCGCGTCGCCGCCGTGCCCGGCGAGCCGTTCGGCGCGGAGGGCTACGTGCGCATGAGCTTCGTCACCTCGCGCGAGGTGCTGCAGAAGGGCCTTGCCCGGCTGGGTGAGCTGGTCAAGGCCCTGAGCTGA
- a CDS encoding PaaI family thioesterase, whose product METSSLQEVVAPEGICYGCGTKNPHGLHIQSYWDEDGIHVVARHTPDARYSGWPELVYGGLIAMLVDCHSNWTAMAYHYRAEGRSPGSSPAIECVTGSLGVKFIKPTPMGVPLTLRARVEGEVGRKSRVLCEVFAGETLTAVGDSIFVRVDTAQLKAAAHGREG is encoded by the coding sequence ATGGAAACCTCATCTCTCCAAGAAGTCGTCGCGCCAGAAGGCATCTGCTACGGCTGCGGCACCAAGAACCCTCACGGCCTGCACATCCAAAGCTACTGGGATGAGGACGGCATCCACGTGGTGGCACGCCACACGCCCGATGCCCGGTACAGCGGCTGGCCGGAGCTCGTCTACGGCGGTCTGATTGCCATGCTGGTCGACTGTCACTCGAACTGGACGGCCATGGCGTACCACTACCGCGCCGAGGGCCGCTCACCTGGCAGCTCGCCGGCCATCGAATGCGTCACCGGAAGCCTGGGCGTGAAGTTCATCAAACCCACGCCCATGGGCGTCCCGCTCACCCTCCGTGCACGCGTCGAGGGCGAAGTCGGACGCAAGAGCCGAGTCCTCTGCGAAGTCTTCGCGGGCGAGACGCTGACCGCGGTGGGTGATTCCATCTTCGTCCGCGTCGACACGGCCCAGTTGAAGGCCGCGGCGCACGGCCGCGAAGGCTGA
- a CDS encoding fatty acid desaturase family protein encodes MPSQAAPDFDISSVDVEGFHRELKALREQLDASLGEADAAHLRKIERWGRAATALGAATCWLAPNPLSAAALSVGRSTRWLLMHHVGHRGYDRVPGLPASRTGKGFAKGSRRYLDWLDWMLPEAWVFEHNVLHHSHTGEDADPDLLERNAEGTLRNPERSLALRYVQLSLLALTWRASYYAPETLSSLRRKGRRKGGELTREELKELLLSCYLPYSAVQFGLFPALYLVLGPWASFSAFCNSVMADILTSLHTFLVVGPNHTGEDLYRFDSKPESRGERYVQQVIGSANYRTGGDLNDFAHLWLNYQIEHHIWPDLPMLKYREVQPQVKALCEKYGIPYVQESVWTRAKKMVDVVVGKTSMRKLAPKRPAQDAGVAAVPAPAA; translated from the coding sequence ATGCCGTCCCAGGCTGCCCCCGACTTCGACATTTCTTCCGTGGACGTGGAGGGGTTTCACCGTGAGTTGAAGGCGCTTCGTGAGCAACTGGACGCATCGCTGGGCGAGGCGGATGCGGCGCACCTCCGGAAGATTGAGCGCTGGGGTCGGGCGGCGACCGCGCTGGGTGCGGCGACCTGCTGGCTGGCGCCGAACCCGCTCAGCGCGGCGGCGCTCAGTGTCGGGCGGTCCACGCGTTGGCTGCTGATGCACCATGTGGGGCATCGGGGCTACGACCGAGTGCCGGGGCTTCCGGCGTCTCGCACGGGTAAGGGCTTCGCGAAGGGGAGCCGCCGCTATCTGGACTGGCTCGACTGGATGCTGCCGGAGGCCTGGGTGTTCGAGCACAACGTGCTCCACCACTCGCACACTGGAGAGGATGCGGACCCCGACCTCCTGGAGCGCAACGCGGAGGGGACGCTGCGCAACCCGGAGCGTTCGCTGGCGCTGCGGTACGTGCAGCTCTCGCTGCTCGCGCTGACGTGGCGGGCCAGCTACTACGCGCCGGAGACGCTCAGTTCGCTGCGCCGCAAGGGCCGGCGCAAGGGTGGGGAGCTGACGCGCGAGGAGCTGAAGGAGCTGCTGCTGAGCTGCTATCTGCCGTATTCGGCCGTGCAGTTCGGGCTCTTCCCGGCGCTCTACCTGGTGTTGGGGCCGTGGGCGTCGTTCAGCGCGTTCTGCAACTCCGTGATGGCGGACATCCTCACCAGCCTGCACACGTTCCTGGTGGTGGGGCCGAACCACACGGGCGAGGACTTGTACCGGTTCGACTCGAAGCCGGAGAGCCGTGGCGAGCGCTACGTGCAGCAGGTGATTGGCAGCGCGAACTACCGCACGGGCGGGGACCTGAACGACTTCGCCCACCTGTGGCTGAACTACCAGATTGAGCACCACATCTGGCCGGACCTGCCGATGCTGAAGTACCGCGAGGTGCAGCCGCAGGTGAAGGCGCTTTGCGAGAAGTACGGCATCCCCTACGTGCAGGAGAGCGTCTGGACCCGCGCGAAGAAGATGGTGGACGTCGTGGTGGGCAAGACGTCCATGCGGAAGCTCGCGCCGAAGCGCCCGGCCCAGGATGCCGGAGTGGCCGCTGTGCCTGCTCCCGCGGCGTGA
- the carB gene encoding carbamoyl-phosphate synthase large subunit produces the protein MPKRTDIRKVLVIGSGPIVIGQAVEFDYSGTQAIKALRDEGVEVVLLNSNPATVMTDPEFAHRTYIEPITVEAAERILASERPDSLLPTMGGQTALNLAKALAEQGILEKYGVRLIGASLDAINKAEDRQLFKAAMQKIGVALPKSGYATTLDQAMSLVEDIGFPAIIRPSFTLGGTGGGIAYNREEFETICRSGLKASPTTTILVEESVLGWKEYELEVVRDTADNVIIVCSIENLDPMGVHTGDSITVAPAQTLTDREYQRMRQASLAIIREIGVETGGSNIQFGINPKDGRMVVIEMNPRVSRSSALASKATGYPIAKIAAKLALGYTLDELRNDITRDTPASFEPTLDYVVVKVPRFNFEKFPHADRTLTTSMRSVGEVMAIGRTFPEAYMKALRSMELGRVGLESPELPAEKEEREKVLREALRIPRPERPWFVAQAFREGMTVEDVHALSAIDPWFLRYIQMLVNEAQSLQEYGRLDQLPDEVLRQAKAHGFSDKYLGRLLGYPAEEVRAHRHARNIRPVYKRVDTCAAEFEAYTPYLYSTYEEEDEAPPTDRQKVLILGSGPIRIGQGIEFDYACVHAAFALREAGYETVMVNCNPETVSTDYDTSDRLYFEPLTIEDVLEVSQREKPVGAIVQFGGQTPLRISVPLEKAGLPILGTSPDAIDRAEDRERFAALIEKLGLKQPENGVARSHAEAFKVAERIGYPVMVRPSYVLGGRAMETVYDVASLERYMREAVSASPEHPVLIDRFLKEAIEVDLDLVADRTGAVMIGGVLEHIQEAGVHSGDAAATLPPHSLSPDLVERMKDQAIALARELGVVGLMNVQFAIQGKTIYILEVNPRASRTVPFISKATGVAMAKIAALCMVGKTLKELGVTQEPEFKHVAVKESVFPFARFAGVDVILGPEMKSTGEVMGLANDYASAFAKSQLAAGVKLPKSGKVFISVKDDDKPAVVDLARRLRSMGFSLVVTSGTHTYLATKGIEAQVVQKVTEGRPNIVDKIVDGEIVLVINTTFGKQEIADSFSIRRESLMHSVPYYTTVQAARMAVGALESLKCTELEVKPLQEYLGINAAPPGTRR, from the coding sequence ATGCCCAAGCGTACCGATATCCGCAAGGTTCTGGTGATTGGCTCGGGTCCGATTGTCATCGGGCAAGCCGTCGAGTTCGACTACTCCGGTACACAAGCCATCAAGGCACTCCGGGATGAAGGCGTGGAGGTGGTGCTGCTCAACAGCAACCCCGCCACCGTGATGACGGACCCTGAGTTCGCGCATCGCACCTACATCGAACCGATTACGGTGGAGGCGGCGGAGCGCATCCTCGCCTCGGAGCGACCGGACTCACTCCTTCCCACCATGGGTGGCCAGACTGCGCTCAACCTCGCCAAGGCGCTGGCGGAGCAGGGCATCCTGGAGAAGTACGGCGTGCGCCTCATCGGCGCGTCCCTGGACGCCATCAACAAGGCCGAGGACCGCCAGCTCTTCAAGGCGGCCATGCAGAAGATTGGCGTGGCCCTGCCCAAGAGCGGCTACGCGACGACGCTGGACCAGGCGATGAGCCTGGTGGAGGACATCGGCTTCCCGGCCATCATCCGCCCGTCCTTCACGCTGGGTGGCACCGGCGGTGGCATCGCGTACAACCGCGAGGAGTTCGAGACCATCTGCCGCTCGGGCCTGAAGGCCAGCCCCACCACCACCATCCTGGTGGAGGAGAGCGTGCTGGGCTGGAAGGAGTACGAACTCGAGGTGGTCCGCGACACGGCGGACAACGTCATCATCGTCTGCTCCATTGAAAACCTGGACCCCATGGGCGTGCACACCGGTGACTCCATCACCGTGGCGCCCGCGCAGACGCTGACGGACCGCGAGTACCAGCGGATGCGGCAGGCGTCGCTGGCCATCATCCGGGAGATTGGCGTCGAAACGGGTGGCTCCAACATCCAGTTCGGCATCAACCCGAAGGACGGCCGCATGGTCGTCATCGAGATGAACCCGCGCGTGTCGCGCTCCAGCGCGCTGGCGTCGAAGGCGACGGGCTACCCCATCGCGAAGATCGCCGCGAAGCTGGCGCTGGGCTACACGCTGGATGAGCTGCGCAACGACATCACCCGCGACACGCCGGCCTCCTTCGAGCCGACGCTGGACTACGTGGTGGTGAAGGTGCCGCGCTTCAACTTCGAGAAGTTCCCGCACGCGGACCGGACGCTGACCACGAGCATGCGCTCGGTGGGCGAGGTGATGGCCATTGGCCGCACCTTCCCGGAGGCGTACATGAAGGCGCTGCGCTCCATGGAGCTGGGCCGCGTGGGCCTGGAGTCCCCGGAGCTGCCGGCGGAGAAGGAGGAGCGGGAGAAGGTGCTGCGCGAGGCGCTGCGCATCCCTCGCCCGGAGCGTCCCTGGTTCGTGGCCCAGGCCTTCCGCGAAGGCATGACGGTGGAGGACGTGCACGCGCTCTCCGCCATCGACCCCTGGTTCCTTCGCTACATCCAGATGCTGGTGAACGAGGCGCAGTCGCTCCAGGAGTACGGGCGGCTGGACCAGCTTCCGGACGAGGTGCTCCGGCAGGCCAAGGCGCACGGCTTCTCCGACAAGTATCTGGGCCGGCTGCTCGGCTACCCGGCGGAAGAGGTGCGGGCGCACCGGCACGCGCGCAACATCCGGCCCGTCTACAAGCGGGTGGACACCTGCGCCGCGGAGTTCGAGGCGTACACGCCCTACCTGTACTCCACCTACGAGGAGGAGGACGAGGCGCCGCCCACGGACCGGCAGAAGGTGCTCATCCTGGGCAGCGGCCCCATCCGCATCGGCCAGGGCATCGAGTTCGACTACGCGTGCGTCCACGCCGCCTTCGCGCTGCGCGAGGCCGGGTACGAGACGGTGATGGTCAACTGCAACCCGGAGACGGTGTCCACCGACTATGACACGTCGGACCGCCTCTACTTCGAGCCGTTGACCATCGAGGATGTGCTCGAGGTGTCCCAGCGCGAGAAGCCGGTGGGCGCCATCGTCCAGTTTGGCGGCCAGACGCCGCTGCGCATCTCCGTGCCGCTGGAGAAGGCGGGCCTGCCCATCCTGGGCACGTCGCCGGACGCCATCGACCGCGCGGAGGACCGGGAGCGCTTCGCCGCGCTCATCGAGAAGCTGGGCCTGAAGCAGCCGGAGAACGGCGTCGCGCGCAGCCACGCGGAGGCCTTCAAGGTGGCCGAGCGCATTGGCTACCCCGTCATGGTGCGGCCCTCCTACGTGCTGGGCGGCCGGGCCATGGAGACCGTCTACGACGTGGCCAGCCTGGAGCGGTACATGCGCGAGGCGGTGAGCGCATCGCCCGAGCACCCGGTGCTCATCGACCGCTTCCTGAAGGAAGCCATCGAGGTGGACCTGGACCTGGTGGCGGACCGCACCGGCGCGGTGATGATTGGCGGCGTGCTGGAGCACATCCAGGAGGCGGGCGTGCACTCCGGTGACGCCGCGGCCACGCTGCCGCCGCACTCGCTGTCGCCGGACCTGGTGGAGCGGATGAAGGACCAGGCCATCGCCCTGGCGCGCGAGTTGGGCGTGGTGGGCCTGATGAACGTGCAGTTCGCCATCCAGGGGAAGACCATCTACATCCTGGAAGTGAATCCGCGCGCGAGCCGCACGGTGCCCTTCATCTCCAAGGCCACCGGCGTGGCGATGGCGAAGATCGCCGCGCTCTGCATGGTGGGCAAGACGCTCAAGGAGCTGGGCGTCACGCAGGAGCCGGAGTTCAAGCACGTGGCGGTGAAGGAGAGCGTGTTCCCCTTCGCGCGCTTCGCGGGCGTGGACGTCATCCTCGGGCCGGAGATGAAGTCCACCGGCGAAGTGATGGGCCTGGCGAACGACTACGCGTCCGCCTTCGCCAAGAGCCAGCTCGCCGCGGGCGTGAAGCTGCCCAAGAGCGGCAAGGTGTTCATCTCCGTCAAGGATGACGACAAGCCGGCGGTGGTGGACCTGGCGCGGCGCCTGCGGAGCATGGGCTTCTCCCTCGTCGTCACCTCCGGTACGCACACCTACCTGGCGACGAAGGGCATCGAGGCGCAGGTGGTGCAGAAGGTGACGGAGGGCCGCCCGAACATCGTCGACAAGATTGTCGACGGCGAAATCGTGCTGGTCATCAACACCACCTTCGGCAAGCAGGAGATCGCCGACAGCTTCTCCATCCGCCGCGAGTCGCTGATGCACTCGGTGCCGTACTACACGACGGTGCAGGCGGCGCGGATGGCGGTGGGCGCGCTGGAGTCGCTCAAGTGCACGGAACTGGAAGTGAAGCCGCTCCAGGAGTACCTGGGCATCAACGCGGCGCCCCCGGGCACGCGGCGCTGA
- the def gene encoding peptide deformylase, whose protein sequence is MVLKIVQAGDPVLRRKARDLTPEEIASPETARLIEQMRDTMRDAPGVGLAAPQVGVGLRVVVIEDRPEYQAGLSESERAARGRKPVPFHVLINPRLVVEDAAPAEFHEGCLSVSGFAALVPRACAVRVDALDEHGQPVTVQARGWYARILQHELDHLDGTLYVDRMETRSFTTAENHRRYQAGRSTEELRAELGLPVPDKG, encoded by the coding sequence ATGGTGCTCAAGATTGTCCAGGCAGGGGACCCGGTGCTGCGTCGGAAGGCGCGCGATTTGACGCCGGAGGAGATTGCCAGCCCGGAGACGGCGCGGCTCATCGAGCAGATGCGCGACACGATGCGGGACGCACCCGGCGTCGGGCTGGCGGCGCCCCAGGTGGGCGTGGGCCTGCGAGTCGTCGTCATCGAGGACCGGCCCGAGTATCAGGCCGGCCTCTCGGAGAGCGAGCGGGCGGCGCGAGGACGGAAGCCCGTTCCCTTCCACGTGCTCATCAATCCCAGGCTGGTGGTGGAGGACGCGGCACCCGCGGAGTTCCACGAAGGGTGTCTGAGTGTGTCGGGCTTCGCGGCCCTGGTGCCCCGCGCCTGCGCCGTGCGCGTGGATGCACTCGATGAGCACGGCCAGCCCGTGACGGTCCAGGCCCGGGGCTGGTACGCGCGCATTCTCCAACACGAGCTGGACCACCTGGACGGCACGCTCTACGTGGACCGGATGGAGACACGGAGCTTCACCACCGCGGAGAACCATCGCCGGTACCAGGCGGGGCGCAGCACCGAGGAGCTGCGCGCCGAGCTGGGGCTGCCAGTGCCCGACAAGGGGTAG
- a CDS encoding NADH:flavin oxidoreductase, translating into MTDLFAPLELRKSVIAPNRIWLAPLTNTQSHPDGTLSDAELRFLAMRADGGFGMVETCAAYVSQDGKTWPGELGVHDDAMLPGLKRMAARIHEGGALLSAQLFHGGLRANAEVSQREVWSASAYDADGLHCREATEADIEGVIAAFANAARRCAEAGFDAVELHGAHGYLFSQFLSTVFNRRQDRWGGSLENRWRLLQETVRAVRRAAPSLVLAVRLSPEDARQARGLDLDESLEVARMLTREGVDILHLSLWKAAHNTLKRPDQHATPLFRQAVGTGVRIVVAGEVRTREEAEAQLARGADAVAVGRAAIANHDWPRRVQRGDALQVPPLSPTTLNAEGLSDVFVNYMRNWRGFVTDQPA; encoded by the coding sequence ATGACCGACCTGTTCGCGCCCCTCGAGCTCCGAAAGAGTGTCATCGCGCCCAACCGCATCTGGCTGGCGCCCCTGACGAACACCCAGAGCCATCCCGATGGCACGCTCTCCGACGCGGAGCTTCGCTTCCTCGCGATGCGCGCCGATGGCGGGTTCGGCATGGTGGAGACGTGCGCCGCCTACGTTTCCCAGGACGGCAAGACGTGGCCGGGCGAGCTGGGCGTTCACGACGACGCGATGCTGCCCGGACTGAAGCGAATGGCCGCGCGCATCCATGAAGGGGGCGCCCTGCTCTCCGCGCAGCTCTTCCACGGAGGACTTCGCGCCAACGCCGAGGTCAGCCAGCGCGAGGTGTGGAGCGCCAGCGCGTATGACGCGGACGGCCTCCACTGCCGCGAAGCCACCGAGGCCGACATCGAGGGCGTCATCGCGGCCTTCGCGAACGCGGCGCGCCGCTGCGCCGAGGCGGGGTTCGACGCCGTGGAACTCCATGGGGCGCACGGCTACCTATTCTCGCAGTTCCTGAGCACCGTCTTCAACCGCCGGCAGGACCGATGGGGCGGCTCGCTGGAGAACCGCTGGCGCCTCCTTCAGGAGACAGTCCGCGCGGTGCGGCGCGCGGCGCCCTCCCTGGTCCTCGCCGTGCGCCTGTCGCCGGAGGACGCGAGGCAGGCCAGGGGCCTGGACCTGGACGAGTCGCTGGAGGTCGCGCGCATGCTCACGCGCGAGGGCGTGGACATCCTCCACCTGTCCCTGTGGAAGGCGGCCCACAACACCCTGAAGCGGCCGGACCAGCACGCGACGCCGCTCTTCCGGCAGGCCGTGGGCACCGGTGTCCGCATCGTGGTCGCGGGCGAGGTGCGCACGCGCGAGGAGGCAGAGGCCCAGCTCGCGCGCGGGGCGGATGCCGTGGCCGTGGGCCGAGCGGCCATCGCGAACCATGACTGGCCGCGCCGCGTGCAGCGAGGCGACGCGCTCCAGGTGCCGCCGCTGTCCCCCACCACGCTCAACGCCGAGGGCCTGTCCGACGTCTTCGTGAACTACATGCGCAACTGGCGCGGCTTCGTGACGGACCAACCGGCCTGA